Below is a window of Caballeronia insecticola DNA.
GCTCGCTCAGTCGCGCGGCATCGATATGCCGATCACCCAGGCGGTATGCCGCGTGCTCTTCGAGAACGTGACGCCGCGCGACGCCGTGCAGGCGTTGCTCAGCCGGGACGCGAAGGCCGAATAGCAGCAGCGCCCGCGGCATCCACGTGTGCACGGAGGTGCGAGATGGTCACGCTCGAGGCGAAGATCGCGGACATCACGACGCTCGACGTCGACGCGATCGTGAACGCGGCGAACAAATCGCTGCTCGGCGGCGGCGGGGTCGATGGCGCGATTCATCGCCGCGCGGGCAAAGGCTTGCTGCGCGAGTGCGAAACGCTGGGCGGCTGCGAAACCGGCGACGCGAAGATCACCGGCGGCTACGCACTACTCGCCAGGCACGTGATTCACGCGGTTGGCCCGCGTTGGAGCGGGGGCAATCGTCGTGAAACCGAACTGCTCGCGAATTGCTACCGGCGCTCGCTCGAACTCGCCGACGAAGCCGGCTGCGCGTCGATCGCCTTTCCCGCGATCAGTTGCGGCATCTATCACTTTCCGCTCGAACAGGCCGTGCCGATCGCGGTGCGCACGGTCATCGAGACCTTGCCTTCGACGCCTTCGATCAAGCACGTGATCTTCGCGTGCTTCCAGGACAACATGCTCGCGCTCTATCAAGCCGAACTCGACGCTCAGGCGCCGCCCTCGAAACCCGCCTGACGCCACGCTTCGAACGTCACGATCGCCACCGTGTTCGACAGGTTCAGGCTGCGATTGCCGGGACGCATCGGCAGACGCACGCGCTGCTCTGTCGGGAAGCGTTCGAGCAGATCCGGCGCGAGGCCGCGCGTCTCCGCGCCGAACACGAACCAGTCGCCGGAGCGGAACGCGTGATCGAAGAACGGCGTCGAGCCGCGCGTCGTGAACGCGAACATGCGCGTCGTATCGGGCGCTTCCTTCGCGAGGAACGCGTCCCAGTTCGCATGCACATTCATTTCGGCGTACTCGTGATAGTCGAGGCCGGCGCGACGCATCTTCGCGTCGTCGAGGGGAAAGCCGAGCGGCTCGATCAGATGCAGCCGCGCGCCGGTGTTCGCGCACAGGCGGATGACGTTGCCGGTGTTCGGCGGAATTTCGGGTTCGACGAGAACGACGTTGAACATGGATTGCAGAAGGTAAAGGAAGTTAGTCTTTCGGCGTGCGCAACGCCACGAAGTTGGTCACGCGCCGCGCGCCCGCGAACTTGAACGCGCGGGCGAGCGCGTCGAGCGTCGCGCCGGAGGTCATCACGTCATCGACAACGCCGATATGCCGGCCGCGCACATCGCCCGAAATGGCGAACGCGTTCGCGACGTTGCGGCGCCGCGTATCGAGATCGAGCCGCGATTGCGCCGACGTGTGCCGTACGCGCGCGATCAGCGATGCATCGCTGCGCACGCCCAGTCGGCGCGCAAGCGGCTGCGCGATCGCCCACGCCTGGTTGTAACCGCGCGCGATCAACCGCGGACGCGACAGCGGCACCGGCACGATCACATCCGGCCGTGGCAGGCCGCTGTCCTCGAATACGCGATGCAAATGCCGCGCGAACTCGGCGCCCGCCGCGAGCCGCGCGCGGAACTTCAGTTCGACGGCGAGCGTATCGAGCGGCGCGCGATAGTCGGCAAGCGCGAGCGTGTCGTTGAAAGCGGGCGGCGCCTCGAGGCACGCGGTGCAATGCGCGCGCACGTCCTCACGTTCGCGCCGCAGATACGACGCAGCCAGCGGCAGCGCACAGGTCGCGCAGCGCAGGCGCTGCTCGTTCCAGTACTGCGCGTCGCAACCACCGCACAGCAGCGCTTGCGACAAATTGCCACACAGCGCGCACTGACCCGGCAGCGCGGCGCGGGCGAGCTGGCGCGTGGCCGCCGCGAACTGGCGAACGCGCGCGGCGATGGGTATTTGAAACGAAAAACGGATGCTGTCGGCTTTCACGGGGCGTGACTCGGAAAAAACGCGGCCCGAAGTAACTAAACATGCGTATTCGTTGCGCTTCAGGAAGCTTTTATGCCTCGTATCAGCACTTCGCATGGGTCGTTTTCGGGATGACCGAGTATACTTCGCACTCTCCGCGAACAGATCGACATGTCCCCAACGCCCCCCAAAACTAGCCGTCCGGCCTATGATCCGCGCCGTTTGCGCGCGATCTTCGATGGCCGAGCCGCCGCCTTCGACGAGGTCGCGTTTCTGCCGCGCGAAATCGCGGAGCGCATGCGCGAGCGGTTGCAATACATCAAGGTTGCGCCGACGCGCATCCTCGATGCGGCGTGCGGCGTCGGTGCGGACCTGGGTCCTTTGCGGGAGCGTTTTGCCGAAGCGTCGGTGACGGGTGTCGACGTTTCGTCCGCGATGCTCGCGCGTGCCCGCGTCGCGGAAGCCGCCGAGGCCGATGGCGGCGCAGGCTGGCGGCGCTTTCTGCCCTCGACGCTCGCCAAGGCGTTCGGCGCGCGCGGCCCGCAGCTCGCGCAGGCCGACTTCGCGGCGCTGCCGTTCGCATCGGGCGCGTTCGAATTGCTGTGGTCGAATCTCGCGCTGCACTGGCATGCGCGTCCCGACCTCGTC
It encodes the following:
- the trmL gene encoding tRNA (uridine(34)/cytosine(34)/5-carboxymethylaminomethyluridine(34)-2'-O)-methyltransferase TrmL, whose translation is MFNVVLVEPEIPPNTGNVIRLCANTGARLHLIEPLGFPLDDAKMRRAGLDYHEYAEMNVHANWDAFLAKEAPDTTRMFAFTTRGSTPFFDHAFRSGDWFVFGAETRGLAPDLLERFPTEQRVRLPMRPGNRSLNLSNTVAIVTFEAWRQAGFEGGA
- a CDS encoding ComF family protein, whose translation is MKADSIRFSFQIPIAARVRQFAAATRQLARAALPGQCALCGNLSQALLCGGCDAQYWNEQRLRCATCALPLAASYLRREREDVRAHCTACLEAPPAFNDTLALADYRAPLDTLAVELKFRARLAAGAEFARHLHRVFEDSGLPRPDVIVPVPLSRPRLIARGYNQAWAIAQPLARRLGVRSDASLIARVRHTSAQSRLDLDTRRRNVANAFAISGDVRGRHIGVVDDVMTSGATLDALARAFKFAGARRVTNFVALRTPKD
- a CDS encoding O-acetyl-ADP-ribose deacetylase, translated to MVTLEAKIADITTLDVDAIVNAANKSLLGGGGVDGAIHRRAGKGLLRECETLGGCETGDAKITGGYALLARHVIHAVGPRWSGGNRRETELLANCYRRSLELADEAGCASIAFPAISCGIYHFPLEQAVPIAVRTVIETLPSTPSIKHVIFACFQDNMLALYQAELDAQAPPSKPA